The following proteins come from a genomic window of Pieris napi chromosome 15, ilPieNapi1.2, whole genome shotgun sequence:
- the LOC125056523 gene encoding serine/threonine-protein phosphatase 1 regulatory subunit 10 isoform X1: MPRMEPLRLLNCLSLLLSPSGGIKSRDVIYTLVELMRKYSKKLVSKCIYIQILKCTDIELLTLFMGCGGWRLVHMWLTESIVAKNWPLVRELLELLLLCPVDIERLKTNNNPKLIKELSKDGNNFDIRVLASKLVEQWLKIVKGEQITPISITDIPEIISNAQQEVSKTEILETEVKSDIIQDDDTVIDKNVENIKPPKEEIPSEPPDNSENHLQVKDEIPEREKEAIPILKLSLKNGRQIISQVHPDNSQKEDSPVKEKSKEKTKSKDKDKSDRRSSSSSSSSRSKHSSKSSSSLSHDKHKHKSSRHSDSKEKSRDKERDRDKSRHSSDSSKSKHSSSSSSKKSSSSSSRSKDDKSSKQSSDKVKEEKDKIKEENLKSEKTVPSIHKLGKIPKLSEVKKDKPSISIEVRKPDEPKPKTVKMFNSKFRTHGLEEEIKPPPSRATILSNKKPPPALPPTVSIPKRPSPVHNETPPEKKAKTLDISKIEDKPGAIKLIPPKPKPMVLQESDMFMDALNASATNKKEPKKRKRRTSGSKDGNANDGSPPHTPTITSPSSEGKSVPPKFYQDTLDNEDKAKEKTSEDTESSTVTSSDSKMETDEPHTLTVDGLKGVLCYHKRKGPKKSIKWKPDSELEEVQFFELDETERVNVTKTFTDMKYLDRIHEREAYEKARNLINDDVMEEKTSWKPLVLINAEGQTPVEYGKNSKEKDIQALREKVTLQPLYFYKSMIPDSPLEPDPETHTYSEPTIIPLEDVTGNQDNVGDFRNMPWPEPKGNAPPNTASNNTNVAPLFPTNIPQFPNGFPGPQFPGMPSFAGPPMMPGEWPNGVPPMMPNGMPGQMPTPGMPPGPMPPGNLPPGMMVPPDNMMMGPEMFGAPNPMFPVGPDGFNIQQNMFPVDFNMGGPQGPPGPDGFNGPNNFRGAMRGRGSGGWRGKAATGNWDMSQRGRGGRGGGRKTVCIYFQRKGSCRQGDNCTFLHPGVNCPF; encoded by the exons ATG cCTCGTATGGAGCCATTGAGGTTGCTGAACTGTTTAAGCCTTCTACTTTCACCAAGCGGTGGTATCAAATCCAGGGATGTTATTTATACACTTGTTGA attaaTGAGAAAGTATTCAAAAAAGCTAGTatcaaaatgtatatatatacagattCTCAAATGTACTGACATAGAGCTGTTGACTTTGTTCATGGGTTGTGGTGGATGGAGATTAGTACACATGTGGCTGACAGAGAGCATTGTCGCAAAAAATTGGCCATTAGTACGTGAACTGTTAGAATTACTCTTACTTTGTCCTGTAGACATAGAACGTctgaaaacaaataacaatcCTAAACTCATAAAAGAACTATCTAAAGATGGAAATAATTTTg ATATTAGAGTGTTAGCTTCAAAGTTAGTGGAGCAGtggttaaaaattgtaaaaggAGAGCAAATTACACCAATCTCAATAACAGATATACCTGAAATTATTTCTAATGCTCAGCAGGAAGTtagtaaaacagaaattttGGAGACTGAGGTAAAGTCTGATATAATACAAGATGATGATACTGTTATAGATAAAAATGTAGAGAACATAAAACCTCCTAAGGAAGAAATTCCTTCTGAACCTCCTGACAATTCGGAAAATCATTTACAAGTAAAAGATGAAATACCAGAGAGAGAAAAAGAAGCAATTCCTatacttaaattaagtttaaagaaCGGTAGACAGATAATTTCACAAGTACATCCTGACAATAGCCAAAAGGAAGATTCACCTGTTAAAGAAAAATCCAAAGAGAAGACAAAAAGCAAAGACAAAGATAAATCAGATAGAAGAAGTAGTAGTAGCAGTAGTTCTTCCAGGTCAAAACATTCAAGTAAATCATCTTCGTCATTGTCACATGATAAGCACAAACATAAATCTAGTAGACATAGTGAcagtaaagaaaaatctagGGACAAAGAAAGAGATAGAGACAAAAGTAGACATTCATCTGATAGTTCTAAGTCTAAACATAGTAGTAGCAGCAGCTCAAAAAAATCGAGTTCTTCCAGCAGTAGGTCAAAAGATGACAAATCTAGTAAACAGTCAAGTGATAAAGTCAAGGAAGAGAAGGATAAAATAAAGGAGGAGAATTTGAAATCTGAGAAAACTGTTCCATCCATTCATAAGTTAGGAAAGATTCCAAAGTTAAGTGAAGTTAAAAAAGATAAGCCTTCAATATCTATAGAGGTTAGGAAACCTGATGAGCCTAAGCCTAAAACTGtcaaaatgtttaattcaAAGTTCAGGACCCATGGCTTAGAAGAGGAAATTAAACCTCCACCATCAAGGGCCACAATTTTAAGCAATAaaaagcctcctccagctttacCACCTACAGTTTCAATACCAAAAAGACCATCTCCTGTTCATAATGAAACACCACCTGAAAAGAAAGCTAAAACATTGGATATTTCAAAGATAGAGGATAAGCCTGGAGCTATTAAACTAATTCCGCCTAAACCAAAAC ccATGGTTTTACAAGAGAGTGATATGTTCATGGATGCTTTGAATGCTTCTGCAACAAACAAGAAAGAACCAAAGAAAAGAAAACGACGCACGAGCGGTTCTAAGGATGGCAATGCAAATGATGGATCACCTCCCCACACACCAACCATAACGAGTCCAAGCAGTGAGGGCAAGTCAGTACCCCCTAAGTTTTATCAAGATACCTTGGATAATGAAGATAAGGCGAAGGAAAAAACATCGGAAGACACCGAAAGCTCTACAGTTACAAGTAGTGATAGTAAAATGGAGACTGATGAACCACATACATTAACAGTAGATGGTTTGAAAGGTGTCCTTTGTTATCACAAAAGAAAAGGTCCCAAAAAGAGCATCAAATGGAAACCAGATTCAGAATTGGAAGAGGTGCAGTTCTTTGAACTAGATGAAACAGAAAGGGTAAATGTCACGAAAACTTTTACGGATATGAAATACTTGGACAGAATACATGAAAGAGAAGCATACGAAAAGGCAAGAAATCTCATAAATGACGATGTTATGGAAGAGAAAACTAGCTGGAAAcctttagttttaataaatgctGAAGGACAAACTCCAGTTGAGTATGGCAAAAatagtaaagaaaaagatatACAAGCATTAAGGGAAAAGGTAACATTACAGCCACTATACTTCTATAAGTCAATGATTCCTGATTCACCTCTTGAGCCTGATCCTGAAACGCACACATACTCAGAACCAACAATAATACCATTGGAGGATGTTACAGGTAATCAGGATAATGTGGGTGATTTTAGAAATATGCCATGGCCAGAGCCAAAAGGTAATGCTCCTCCAAATACGGCaagtaataatacaaatgtCGCTCCACTATTCCCAACGAATATACCACAGTTCCCAAATGGCTTTCCAGGCCCACAATTTCCAGGGATGCCTAGTTTCGCAGGACCCCCAATGATGCCCGGTGAGTGGCCTAATGGAGTTCCACCCATGATGCCAAACGGTATGCCTGGACAAATGCCGACCCCGGGTATGCCACCGGGACCAATGCCACCCGGTAACTTACCACCGGGTATGATGGTACCTCCAGATAATATGATGATGGGTCCAGAAATGTTTGGAGCACCAAACCCTATGTTCCCTGTTGGTCCTGATGGATTTAATAttcaacaaaatatgtttccaGTTGATTTTAATATGGGCGGACCTCAAGGTCCTCCTGGGCCCGATGGTTTTAACGGGCCAAACAATTTCCGTGGAGCTATGCGGGGTCGTGGCTCAGGTGGTTGGCGAGGAAAGGCGGCTACTGGGAACTGGGACATGTCGCAAAGAGGTCGTGGTGGTCGCGGGGGTGGACGTAAAACTGTTTGTATTTACTTTCAAAGAAAAGGCTCATGTCGACAAGGTGACAATTGTACTTTTTTGCACCCAGGAGTGAATTGTCCATTTTAA
- the LOC125056523 gene encoding uncharacterized protein DDB_G0284459 isoform X2, with amino-acid sequence MPRMEPLRLLNCLSLLLSPSGGIKSRDVIYTLVELMRKYSKKLVSKCIYIQILKCTDIELLTLFMGCGGWRLVHMWLTESIVAKNWPLVRELLELLLLCPVDIERLKTNNNPKLIKELSKDGNNFDIRVLASKLVEQWLKIVKGEQITPISITDIPEIISNAQQEVSKTEILETEVKSDIIQDDDTVIDKNVENIKPPKEEIPSEPPDNSENHLQVKDEIPEREKEAIPILKLSLKNGRQIISQVHPDNSQKEDSPVKEKSKEKTKSKDKDKSDRRSSSSSSSSRSKHSSKSSSSLSHDKHKHKSSRHSDSKEKSRDKERDRDKSRHSSDSSKSKHSSSSSSKKSSSSSSRSKDDKSSKQSSDKVKEEKDKIKEENLKSEKTVPSIHKLGKIPKLSEVKKDKPSISIEVRKPDEPKPKTVKMFNSKFRTHGLEEEIKPPPSRATILSNKKPPPALPPTVSIPKRPSPVHNETPPEKKAKTLDISKIEDKPGAIKLIPPKPKRKYNFLYLYLTLLLTFFIFPGCGHQKKLVLYAITHNLFKSYFRDEGTRLWKTRDSTMSQWDNAAHCV; translated from the exons ATG cCTCGTATGGAGCCATTGAGGTTGCTGAACTGTTTAAGCCTTCTACTTTCACCAAGCGGTGGTATCAAATCCAGGGATGTTATTTATACACTTGTTGA attaaTGAGAAAGTATTCAAAAAAGCTAGTatcaaaatgtatatatatacagattCTCAAATGTACTGACATAGAGCTGTTGACTTTGTTCATGGGTTGTGGTGGATGGAGATTAGTACACATGTGGCTGACAGAGAGCATTGTCGCAAAAAATTGGCCATTAGTACGTGAACTGTTAGAATTACTCTTACTTTGTCCTGTAGACATAGAACGTctgaaaacaaataacaatcCTAAACTCATAAAAGAACTATCTAAAGATGGAAATAATTTTg ATATTAGAGTGTTAGCTTCAAAGTTAGTGGAGCAGtggttaaaaattgtaaaaggAGAGCAAATTACACCAATCTCAATAACAGATATACCTGAAATTATTTCTAATGCTCAGCAGGAAGTtagtaaaacagaaattttGGAGACTGAGGTAAAGTCTGATATAATACAAGATGATGATACTGTTATAGATAAAAATGTAGAGAACATAAAACCTCCTAAGGAAGAAATTCCTTCTGAACCTCCTGACAATTCGGAAAATCATTTACAAGTAAAAGATGAAATACCAGAGAGAGAAAAAGAAGCAATTCCTatacttaaattaagtttaaagaaCGGTAGACAGATAATTTCACAAGTACATCCTGACAATAGCCAAAAGGAAGATTCACCTGTTAAAGAAAAATCCAAAGAGAAGACAAAAAGCAAAGACAAAGATAAATCAGATAGAAGAAGTAGTAGTAGCAGTAGTTCTTCCAGGTCAAAACATTCAAGTAAATCATCTTCGTCATTGTCACATGATAAGCACAAACATAAATCTAGTAGACATAGTGAcagtaaagaaaaatctagGGACAAAGAAAGAGATAGAGACAAAAGTAGACATTCATCTGATAGTTCTAAGTCTAAACATAGTAGTAGCAGCAGCTCAAAAAAATCGAGTTCTTCCAGCAGTAGGTCAAAAGATGACAAATCTAGTAAACAGTCAAGTGATAAAGTCAAGGAAGAGAAGGATAAAATAAAGGAGGAGAATTTGAAATCTGAGAAAACTGTTCCATCCATTCATAAGTTAGGAAAGATTCCAAAGTTAAGTGAAGTTAAAAAAGATAAGCCTTCAATATCTATAGAGGTTAGGAAACCTGATGAGCCTAAGCCTAAAACTGtcaaaatgtttaattcaAAGTTCAGGACCCATGGCTTAGAAGAGGAAATTAAACCTCCACCATCAAGGGCCACAATTTTAAGCAATAaaaagcctcctccagctttacCACCTACAGTTTCAATACCAAAAAGACCATCTCCTGTTCATAATGAAACACCACCTGAAAAGAAAGCTAAAACATTGGATATTTCAAAGATAGAGGATAAGCCTGGAGCTATTAAACTAATTCCGCCTAAACCAAAACGTAAGTATAATTTCTTGTATCtctatttaactttattactaactttttttatttttccaggATGTGGGCATCAAAAGAAACTGGTGTTATATGCAATtacacataatttatttaagtctTATTTTCGTGATG AAGGAACGCGTCTGTGGAAGACCCGAGACTCGACGATGAGCCAATGGGACAACGCCGCACACTGCGTCTGA
- the LOC125056523 gene encoding uncharacterized protein DDB_G0284459 isoform X3 — protein sequence MPRMEPLRLLNCLSLLLSPSGGIKSRDVIYTLVELMRKYSKKLVSKCIYIQILKCTDIELLTLFMGCGGWRLVHMWLTESIVAKNWPLVRELLELLLLCPVDIERLKTNNNPKLIKELSKDGNNFDIRVLASKLVEQWLKIVKGEQITPISITDIPEIISNAQQEVSKTEILETEVKSDIIQDDDTVIDKNVENIKPPKEEIPSEPPDNSENHLQVKDEIPEREKEAIPILKLSLKNGRQIISQVHPDNSQKEDSPVKEKSKEKTKSKDKDKSDRRSSSSSSSSRSKHSSKSSSSLSHDKHKHKSSRHSDSKEKSRDKERDRDKSRHSSDSSKSKHSSSSSSKKSSSSSSRSKDDKSSKQSSDKVKEEKDKIKEENLKSEKTVPSIHKLGKIPKLSEVKKDKPSISIEVRKPDEPKPKTVKMFNSKFRTHGLEEEIKPPPSRATILSNKKPPPALPPTVSIPKRPSPVHNETPPEKKAKTLDISKIEDKPGAIKLIPPKPKRKYNFLYLYLTLLLTFFIFPGCGHQKKLVLYAITHNLFKSYFRDGTRLWKTRDSTMSQWDNAAHCV from the exons ATG cCTCGTATGGAGCCATTGAGGTTGCTGAACTGTTTAAGCCTTCTACTTTCACCAAGCGGTGGTATCAAATCCAGGGATGTTATTTATACACTTGTTGA attaaTGAGAAAGTATTCAAAAAAGCTAGTatcaaaatgtatatatatacagattCTCAAATGTACTGACATAGAGCTGTTGACTTTGTTCATGGGTTGTGGTGGATGGAGATTAGTACACATGTGGCTGACAGAGAGCATTGTCGCAAAAAATTGGCCATTAGTACGTGAACTGTTAGAATTACTCTTACTTTGTCCTGTAGACATAGAACGTctgaaaacaaataacaatcCTAAACTCATAAAAGAACTATCTAAAGATGGAAATAATTTTg ATATTAGAGTGTTAGCTTCAAAGTTAGTGGAGCAGtggttaaaaattgtaaaaggAGAGCAAATTACACCAATCTCAATAACAGATATACCTGAAATTATTTCTAATGCTCAGCAGGAAGTtagtaaaacagaaattttGGAGACTGAGGTAAAGTCTGATATAATACAAGATGATGATACTGTTATAGATAAAAATGTAGAGAACATAAAACCTCCTAAGGAAGAAATTCCTTCTGAACCTCCTGACAATTCGGAAAATCATTTACAAGTAAAAGATGAAATACCAGAGAGAGAAAAAGAAGCAATTCCTatacttaaattaagtttaaagaaCGGTAGACAGATAATTTCACAAGTACATCCTGACAATAGCCAAAAGGAAGATTCACCTGTTAAAGAAAAATCCAAAGAGAAGACAAAAAGCAAAGACAAAGATAAATCAGATAGAAGAAGTAGTAGTAGCAGTAGTTCTTCCAGGTCAAAACATTCAAGTAAATCATCTTCGTCATTGTCACATGATAAGCACAAACATAAATCTAGTAGACATAGTGAcagtaaagaaaaatctagGGACAAAGAAAGAGATAGAGACAAAAGTAGACATTCATCTGATAGTTCTAAGTCTAAACATAGTAGTAGCAGCAGCTCAAAAAAATCGAGTTCTTCCAGCAGTAGGTCAAAAGATGACAAATCTAGTAAACAGTCAAGTGATAAAGTCAAGGAAGAGAAGGATAAAATAAAGGAGGAGAATTTGAAATCTGAGAAAACTGTTCCATCCATTCATAAGTTAGGAAAGATTCCAAAGTTAAGTGAAGTTAAAAAAGATAAGCCTTCAATATCTATAGAGGTTAGGAAACCTGATGAGCCTAAGCCTAAAACTGtcaaaatgtttaattcaAAGTTCAGGACCCATGGCTTAGAAGAGGAAATTAAACCTCCACCATCAAGGGCCACAATTTTAAGCAATAaaaagcctcctccagctttacCACCTACAGTTTCAATACCAAAAAGACCATCTCCTGTTCATAATGAAACACCACCTGAAAAGAAAGCTAAAACATTGGATATTTCAAAGATAGAGGATAAGCCTGGAGCTATTAAACTAATTCCGCCTAAACCAAAACGTAAGTATAATTTCTTGTATCtctatttaactttattactaactttttttatttttccaggATGTGGGCATCAAAAGAAACTGGTGTTATATGCAATtacacataatttatttaagtctTATTTTCGTGATG GAACGCGTCTGTGGAAGACCCGAGACTCGACGATGAGCCAATGGGACAACGCCGCACACTGCGTCTGA
- the LOC125056523 gene encoding uncharacterized protein DDB_G0284459 isoform X4, whose product MPRMEPLRLLNCLSLLLSPSGGIKSRDVIYTLVELMRKYSKKLVSKCIYIQILKCTDIELLTLFMGCGGWRLVHMWLTESIVAKNWPLVRELLELLLLCPVDIERLKTNNNPKLIKELSKDGNNFDIRVLASKLVEQWLKIVKGEQITPISITDIPEIISNAQQEVSKTEILETEVKSDIIQDDDTVIDKNVENIKPPKEEIPSEPPDNSENHLQVKDEIPEREKEAIPILKLSLKNGRQIISQVHPDNSQKEDSPVKEKSKEKTKSKDKDKSDRRSSSSSSSSRSKHSSKSSSSLSHDKHKHKSSRHSDSKEKSRDKERDRDKSRHSSDSSKSKHSSSSSSKKSSSSSSRSKDDKSSKQSSDKVKEEKDKIKEENLKSEKTVPSIHKLGKIPKLSEVKKDKPSISIEVRKPDEPKPKTVKMFNSKFRTHGLEEEIKPPPSRATILSNKKPPPALPPTVSIPKRPSPVHNETPPEKKAKTLDISKIEDKPGAIKLIPPKPKRKYNFLYLYLTLLLTFFIFPGCGHQKKLVLYAITHNLFKSYFRDDLICSKKERVCGRPETRR is encoded by the exons ATG cCTCGTATGGAGCCATTGAGGTTGCTGAACTGTTTAAGCCTTCTACTTTCACCAAGCGGTGGTATCAAATCCAGGGATGTTATTTATACACTTGTTGA attaaTGAGAAAGTATTCAAAAAAGCTAGTatcaaaatgtatatatatacagattCTCAAATGTACTGACATAGAGCTGTTGACTTTGTTCATGGGTTGTGGTGGATGGAGATTAGTACACATGTGGCTGACAGAGAGCATTGTCGCAAAAAATTGGCCATTAGTACGTGAACTGTTAGAATTACTCTTACTTTGTCCTGTAGACATAGAACGTctgaaaacaaataacaatcCTAAACTCATAAAAGAACTATCTAAAGATGGAAATAATTTTg ATATTAGAGTGTTAGCTTCAAAGTTAGTGGAGCAGtggttaaaaattgtaaaaggAGAGCAAATTACACCAATCTCAATAACAGATATACCTGAAATTATTTCTAATGCTCAGCAGGAAGTtagtaaaacagaaattttGGAGACTGAGGTAAAGTCTGATATAATACAAGATGATGATACTGTTATAGATAAAAATGTAGAGAACATAAAACCTCCTAAGGAAGAAATTCCTTCTGAACCTCCTGACAATTCGGAAAATCATTTACAAGTAAAAGATGAAATACCAGAGAGAGAAAAAGAAGCAATTCCTatacttaaattaagtttaaagaaCGGTAGACAGATAATTTCACAAGTACATCCTGACAATAGCCAAAAGGAAGATTCACCTGTTAAAGAAAAATCCAAAGAGAAGACAAAAAGCAAAGACAAAGATAAATCAGATAGAAGAAGTAGTAGTAGCAGTAGTTCTTCCAGGTCAAAACATTCAAGTAAATCATCTTCGTCATTGTCACATGATAAGCACAAACATAAATCTAGTAGACATAGTGAcagtaaagaaaaatctagGGACAAAGAAAGAGATAGAGACAAAAGTAGACATTCATCTGATAGTTCTAAGTCTAAACATAGTAGTAGCAGCAGCTCAAAAAAATCGAGTTCTTCCAGCAGTAGGTCAAAAGATGACAAATCTAGTAAACAGTCAAGTGATAAAGTCAAGGAAGAGAAGGATAAAATAAAGGAGGAGAATTTGAAATCTGAGAAAACTGTTCCATCCATTCATAAGTTAGGAAAGATTCCAAAGTTAAGTGAAGTTAAAAAAGATAAGCCTTCAATATCTATAGAGGTTAGGAAACCTGATGAGCCTAAGCCTAAAACTGtcaaaatgtttaattcaAAGTTCAGGACCCATGGCTTAGAAGAGGAAATTAAACCTCCACCATCAAGGGCCACAATTTTAAGCAATAaaaagcctcctccagctttacCACCTACAGTTTCAATACCAAAAAGACCATCTCCTGTTCATAATGAAACACCACCTGAAAAGAAAGCTAAAACATTGGATATTTCAAAGATAGAGGATAAGCCTGGAGCTATTAAACTAATTCCGCCTAAACCAAAACGTAAGTATAATTTCTTGTATCtctatttaactttattactaactttttttatttttccaggATGTGGGCATCAAAAGAAACTGGTGTTATATGCAATtacacataatttatttaagtctTATTTTCGTGATG ACCTGATCTGTTCAAAGAAGGAACGCGTCTGTGGAAGACCCGAGACTCGACGATGA